A single window of Streptomyces griseoviridis DNA harbors:
- a CDS encoding roadblock/LC7 domain-containing protein, producing MSQAAQNLNWLITNFVDNTPGVSHTVVVSADGLLLAMSEGFPRDRADQLAAVASGLTSLTAGASRIFEGGSVAQTVVEMERGFLFLMSVSDGSSLAVLAHPECDIGLVGYEMALLVDRAGAVLTPDLRAELQGSLLH from the coding sequence ATGAGCCAGGCGGCACAGAATCTCAACTGGTTGATCACCAACTTCGTGGACAACACCCCGGGGGTGTCCCACACCGTCGTCGTCTCCGCGGACGGTCTCCTTCTGGCGATGTCGGAAGGCTTCCCACGGGACCGCGCCGATCAGTTGGCGGCCGTCGCGTCCGGGCTCACCTCCCTTACGGCCGGGGCCTCCCGGATCTTCGAGGGCGGCAGCGTGGCGCAGACGGTCGTCGAGATGGAGCGCGGCTTCCTCTTCCTGATGTCCGTCTCGGACGGCTCGTCCCTGGCCGTGCTCGCACACCCCGAGTGCGACATCGGCCTGGTCGGCTACGAGATGGCCCTCCTGGTCGATCGCGCGGGAGCGGTGCTCACACCGGACCTGCGCGCCGAACTCCAGGGCAGTCTGCTGCACTGA